In one window of Clupea harengus chromosome 4, Ch_v2.0.2, whole genome shotgun sequence DNA:
- the amt gene encoding aminomethyltransferase, mitochondrial: MFLSLLACCSSGIGIGIGNRALRKSLQTVRLGTAVLQERHASTLEAPLKSTALFDFHREQGGKMVGFAGWSMPVQYKDSHIVSHMHTREHCSVFDVSHMLQTKVHGKDRIKFMESLIVADVAELKDNQGCLSLFTNEKGGIMDDLIVTKTDLGYLYVVSNAGCADKDSAHMKARLQEFKAAGHDVDLEFLEESLIALQGPSMARVLQPGLSDDLSKLTFMTSVLTPVFGIQGCRVTRCGYTGEDGVEISVPTGSVVALAEKLLTNNEVKLAGLGSRDSLRLEAGLCLYGNDIDETTTPVEASLVWTIGKRRRQQRDFPGADIVVPQIKAKTQRKRVGLVSTGPPVRQHTPILAPDGRIIGEITSGCPSPCLKNNVAMGYVEAGFSKVGTAVQVEVRKKAVPAVVSKMPFVPAKYYTGQ; the protein is encoded by the exons ATGTTTCTATCGTTGTTAGCTTGCTGTAGTTcgggtatcggtatcggtatcggtaacCGGGCTCTGAGGAAATCCCTGCAAACAGTGAGACTTGGAACAGCAGTGCTACAGGAGAGGCATGCTTCAACTTTGGAG gCCCCTCTGAAGAGTACCGCTCTGTTCGACTTTCATCGTGAGCAGGGTGGAAAGATGGTGGGCTTTGCAGGTTGGAGTATGCCTGTGCAGTATAAAGACAGCCACATTGtctcccacatgcacacacgagAACACTGCTCCGTGTTTGATGTCAGCCACATGCTTCAG ACCAAAGTCCACGGGAAGGACAGAATAAAGTTCATGGAGTCCTTGATTGTTGCTGATGTTGCTGAATTAAAGGACAACCAG gggtgtctttctcttttcaccAATGAGAAGGGAGGGATAATGGATGATCTAATTGTGACAAAGACCGATCTGGGTTATCTTTATGTTGTCTCCAATGCTGGTTGTGCTGATAAAGACTCCGCACACATGAAG GCCAGATTGCAGGAGTTCAAAGCTGCAGGTCATGATGTGGATTTGGAGTTTCTGGAGGAGAGTCTTATTGCTCTGCAGG GTCCTTCTATGGCGCGCGTGCTGCAGCCAGGGCTGAGTGATGACTTGAGCAAGTTGACCTTCATGACCTCTGTGCTGACCCCGGTGTTTGGTATCCAAGGCTGCAGGGTCACACGCTGTGGATACACGGGAGAGGATGGAGTTGAG ATCTCGGTTCCCACTGGGAGTGTTGTGGCTCTGGCTGAGAAGCTGCTGACCAATAATGAGGTTAAGCTAGCAGGACTGGGTTCACGGGACAGTTTGAGACTGGAGGCAGGCCTCTGTCTCTATGGCAACGACATCGATGAGACCACCACACCTGTTGAGGCCAGCCTGGTGTGGACTATCG gcaAGCGGCGACGTCAGCAGAGGGATTTCCCTGGGGCAGATATTGTGGTTCCTCAGATCAAAGCAAAAACTCAGAGAAAGCGCGTGGGCCTGGTCTCAACGGGACCACCTGTTCGACAGCACACACCCATCCTTGCACCAGACGGCCGCATCATAG GTGAAATCACAAGTGGATGCCCTTCCCCCTGCCTGAAAAACAACGTAGCCATGGGTTACGTGGAAGCAGGCTTTAGCAAGGTGGGCACAGCTGTGCAGGTGGAAGTAAGGAAGAAGGCAGTGCCAGCTGTAGTCAGCAAGATGCCATTTGTACCCGCCAAATATTACACTGGTCAGTAG
- the si:dkey-20d21.12 gene encoding uncharacterized protein si:dkey-20d21.12 isoform X2 → MSLLKTYSDGMLKQSPSSRPVFLSDGDLTEIQLHSVESINDLHRNHSEQPQKASGGRPPLLPFALPSNGNVSTSVLRPSARQTNQPPNEAQKYYPRILIYASLSLLLITLAVILFVVVKQASTVSSLSEVLLQHLGQFQEVSQLKHKLQLLERNLSTTGH, encoded by the exons ATGAGTCTGCTGAAGACATATTCTGACG GGATGCTGAAACAATCTCCTTCTTCACGTCCTGTGTTTCTCAGTGATGGGGATCTGACAGAGATTCAGCTGCACTCAGTCGAATCTATAAATGACTTGCACAGAAACCACTCTGAGCAACCTCAAAAAG CGTCAGGAGGCAGACCACCCCTACTCCCCTTTGCTCTTCCCTCCAACGGGAATGTGTCAACCTCGGTTCTCAGACCTTCTGCTCGTCAAACAAATCAGCCCCCCAATGAGGCTCAGAAGTATTACCCGCGAATCCTCATATACGCCagcctcagcctcctcctcatcaccctCGCTGTCATCCTCTTTGTCGTAG TCAAGCAGGCGAGTACAGTGAGCTCCCTTTCTGAGGTGCTGCTGCAGCATCTGGGCCAGTTTCAGGAGGTGTCCCAGCTCAAACACAAACTGCAGCTCCTGGAGAGGAACCTCAGCACCACAGGACACTGA
- the si:dkey-20d21.12 gene encoding uncharacterized protein si:dkey-20d21.12 isoform X1 produces the protein MSLLKTYSDGMLKQSPSSRPVFLSDGDLTEIQLHSVESINDLHRNHSEQPQKAASGGRPPLLPFALPSNGNVSTSVLRPSARQTNQPPNEAQKYYPRILIYASLSLLLITLAVILFVVVKQASTVSSLSEVLLQHLGQFQEVSQLKHKLQLLERNLSTTGH, from the exons ATGAGTCTGCTGAAGACATATTCTGACG GGATGCTGAAACAATCTCCTTCTTCACGTCCTGTGTTTCTCAGTGATGGGGATCTGACAGAGATTCAGCTGCACTCAGTCGAATCTATAAATGACTTGCACAGAAACCACTCTGAGCAACCTCAAAAAG CAGCGTCAGGAGGCAGACCACCCCTACTCCCCTTTGCTCTTCCCTCCAACGGGAATGTGTCAACCTCGGTTCTCAGACCTTCTGCTCGTCAAACAAATCAGCCCCCCAATGAGGCTCAGAAGTATTACCCGCGAATCCTCATATACGCCagcctcagcctcctcctcatcaccctCGCTGTCATCCTCTTTGTCGTAG TCAAGCAGGCGAGTACAGTGAGCTCCCTTTCTGAGGTGCTGCTGCAGCATCTGGGCCAGTTTCAGGAGGTGTCCCAGCTCAAACACAAACTGCAGCTCCTGGAGAGGAACCTCAGCACCACAGGACACTGA
- the hyal3 gene encoding hyaluronidase-3 — translation MFFLLWVLISEVSMSPANLSVPMVSDAGWLKRQGFPVIWNMPTKRCQHRFGVSLPVERYGITHNPKTRFWGPEISLFYKQRFGLYPYLTHSGSAVNGGIPQLADLKAHLSLTEGKLEAVLAQDFSGLAVLDWEEWHPLWSRNFGAKTAYRKLSKRLVTWNHPELMPPEVRSLAKREFEQAGRALMLKTLQLAMSLRPAGSWGFYGFPACHNTNPGGRTGYTGECHRGTAQLNDQLAWLWRQSSALYPSVYVPWKLAQRGHIQLMVRHHILEALRVVTQHATDLMPTPVIPYARVAFTHTLHFLNKTYLENTLGESAALGVDGMILWGELKFAKNKHQCLKLKDYIESVLGEYVVQLRHGVHHCGQVVCGGHGRCTRRKPHSGHMIPLGNKMPDPVLLRKAFQCVCHGGWSGQACEQRHTPATK, via the exons ATGTTCTTCCTGCTATGGGTTCTGATATCAGAGGTGAGTATGTCTCCTGCCAACCTGTCTGTGCCCATGGTCTCAGATGCAGGCTGGTTGAAGAGACAGGGCTTTCCTGTGATCTGGAACATGCCCACTAAACGCTGCCAGCATCGCTTTGGGGTTTCCCTGCCTGTGGAGCGATATGGTATTACACACAACCCTAAAACACGTTTCTGGGGTCCGGAGATCAGCCTCTTCTACAAGCAGCGCTTCGGCCTCTACCCTTACCTCACACACTCGGGGTCAGCCGTGAATGGAGGCATCCCTCAGCTTGCTGATCTCAAGGCTCATCTTTCGCTGACTGAAGGGAAGTTAGAGGCAGTGCTTGCCCAGGACTTCTCTGGATTGGCTGTACTGGACTGGGAGGAGTGGCATCCTCTGTGGAGCAGGAACTTTGGCGCTAAAACAGCCTACCGGAAGCTCTCCAAGAGGCTGGTGACGTGGAACCACCCAGAGCTGATGCCGCCGGAAGTGAGGTCTCTCGCCAAGAGAGAGTTTGAGCAAGCCGGACGGGCCCTCATGCTGAAGACACTGCAGCTCGCCATGAGCCTGCGCCCTGCTGGATCCTGGGGATTCTATGGCTTCCCGGCGTGCCATAACACTAACCCAGGAGGACGGACTGGCTACACCGGGGAGTGCCACAGAGGCACCGCACAGCTTAATGACCAGCTGGCATGGCTGTGGCGGCAAAGCAGTGCCCTCTACCCCAGCGTGTACGTGCCATGGAAACTGGCACAGCGTGGACACATTCAGCTCATGGTCCGACACCACATACTTGAGGCCCTCAGAGTCGTAACCCAGCATGCAACAGACTTGATGCCCACTCCTGTAATACCCTATGCAAGAgtagccttcacacacacactgcacttccTTAATAag ACATATTTGGAGAACACGCTGGGAGAAAGTGCAGCCTTGGGAGTAGATGGGATGATACTCTGGGGTGAACTTAAGTTTGCAAAGAATAAG catcaGTGTCTGAAGCTGAAGGACTACATTGAGAGTGTGCTGGGTGAGTATGTGGTTCAGCTGCGTCATGGAGTGCATCACTGTGGCCaggttgtgtgtgggggtcacgGACGCTGCACCAGACGAAAGCCCCACTCAGGTCACATGATCCCCCTCGGCAACAAGATGCCCGACCCTGTCCTGCTGCGCAAAgcattccagtgtgtgtgtcatggaggGTGGAGCGGCCAGGCCTgtgagcagagacacacacctgccactAAGTGA